In Candidatus Cohnella colombiensis, one DNA window encodes the following:
- a CDS encoding YbaB/EbfC family nucleoid-associated protein, with protein sequence MNNMNQMMKQVKKMQEQMMKAQEELGTKTIEGTAGGGVVTVSVNGHKKLLDIKIKPEVVDPEDIEMLQDLVLTAVNDALTKADELANQDMGKYTGGMKIPGLF encoded by the coding sequence ATGAACAACATGAACCAAATGATGAAGCAAGTGAAGAAAATGCAAGAGCAAATGATGAAAGCGCAAGAAGAGCTAGGCACGAAGACCATTGAAGGCACAGCGGGTGGTGGTGTTGTCACTGTATCTGTCAATGGACATAAGAAATTACTTGATATTAAAATCAAGCCAGAAGTCGTTGACCCTGAGGACATCGAGATGCTGCAGGATCTTGTGCTCACAGCGGTAAATGATGCGCTTACGAAGGCGGATGAGCTTGCAAATCAAGATATGGGCAAATATACAGGTGGAATGAAGATCCCTGGTCTATTCTAA
- the recR gene encoding recombination mediator RecR, with the protein MFYPEPIAKLIDSFSRLPGIGPKTAARLAFYVLRMKEEDVIDFAKALVSVKRNLTYCSVCCNITDTDPCRICGDKSRDASVICVVQEPKDLVAMERMKEYNGHYHVLNGAISPMDGIGPDDIRVAELLRRLGDEQVQEMILATNPNIEGEATAMYLSRLVKPFGIKVTRIAHGLPVGGDLEYADEVTLSKAMEGRRELY; encoded by the coding sequence TTGTTTTATCCAGAACCGATAGCTAAGTTGATCGATTCCTTCTCACGGTTACCGGGCATTGGGCCGAAGACGGCTGCTCGTCTAGCATTCTATGTGTTGCGAATGAAGGAAGAAGACGTCATCGACTTTGCTAAAGCGCTCGTTAGCGTCAAACGCAATTTGACGTATTGTTCAGTTTGTTGCAACATTACAGATACAGACCCTTGTCGAATTTGCGGGGATAAGTCTAGAGACGCTTCGGTGATCTGCGTCGTTCAGGAGCCGAAGGACCTCGTTGCGATGGAACGTATGAAAGAGTATAACGGCCACTATCATGTACTTAACGGTGCGATCTCACCGATGGATGGTATAGGACCAGACGATATTCGGGTGGCGGAATTACTAAGACGTCTCGGGGACGAACAGGTTCAAGAGATGATACTGGCAACGAATCCGAACATTGAAGGTGAAGCGACAGCGATGTATCTTTCGCGACTCGTTAAACCATTCGGTATTAAAGTGACCCGAATCGCACATGGCTTACCTGTAGGTGGAGATTTGGAATATGCTGATGAAGTGACGCTGTCCAAAGCGATGGAAGGTCGACGGGAATTGTATTAA